A region of Pyxidicoccus parkwaysis DNA encodes the following proteins:
- the sthA gene encoding Si-specific NAD(P)(+) transhydrogenase, whose protein sequence is MTVRQFDVVVLGSGPGGEGASMKAVKSGRRVCTVEQSPFVGGACTHTATIPSKALRHAVQRLVDVQGDHPALRAELARTTTLKDMLRTASSVVARQVQLRSTFYERNRVDLVVGKARFLDAHTVEVSEPRGSHELLSAKAFVIATGSRPYRPASVDFSHPRVFDSDTILTLKEAPLAMIIYGAGVIGCEYASMFRMLGVKVDLVNTRDRLLSFLDDEISDALSYHLREQGVLIRHQEEMERVEAREDSVVLHLKSGKQLKADVFLWANGRTGNSAGLGLEALGIAVDSRGCIQVNDAYQTAVPHIYAVGDVVGAPSLASASYDQGRFAATHIVEGRLEHKLVKDIPTGIYTSPEISSLGRTERELTQAGVPYEVGHAFFKSLARAQITGRTVGMLKLLFHRETREILGLHCFGDNASEIIHIGQAIMAQDGPGNSIDYFVNTTFNYPTMAEAYRVAALNGLNRLF, encoded by the coding sequence ATGACCGTTCGGCAGTTCGACGTGGTGGTGCTCGGCTCCGGTCCGGGCGGCGAAGGCGCTTCGATGAAGGCGGTGAAGTCCGGCCGCCGGGTGTGCACGGTGGAGCAGAGCCCCTTCGTGGGCGGAGCCTGCACCCACACCGCGACCATTCCCTCCAAGGCTCTGCGCCACGCCGTCCAGCGGCTGGTGGACGTGCAGGGGGACCATCCGGCGCTGCGCGCGGAGCTGGCTCGCACCACCACCCTCAAGGACATGCTGCGCACGGCGTCCTCGGTGGTGGCCAGACAGGTGCAGCTCCGCAGCACCTTCTACGAGCGCAACCGCGTGGACCTGGTGGTCGGCAAGGCGCGGTTCCTGGATGCGCACACCGTGGAGGTCTCCGAGCCACGGGGCTCGCACGAGTTGCTGTCCGCCAAGGCCTTCGTCATCGCCACCGGCTCGCGCCCCTACCGCCCGGCGAGCGTGGACTTCAGTCACCCGCGTGTCTTCGACTCGGACACCATCCTGACGCTGAAGGAAGCGCCGCTGGCGATGATCATCTACGGCGCGGGCGTCATCGGCTGCGAGTACGCCTCCATGTTCCGGATGCTCGGCGTGAAGGTGGACCTGGTGAACACGAGGGACAGGCTGCTGTCGTTCCTCGACGACGAGATTTCTGACGCGCTCTCGTACCACCTGCGCGAGCAGGGCGTGCTCATCCGCCACCAGGAGGAGATGGAGCGGGTGGAGGCGCGCGAGGACAGCGTGGTGCTGCACCTCAAGAGCGGCAAGCAGCTCAAGGCGGACGTCTTCCTCTGGGCCAACGGGCGCACGGGCAACAGCGCGGGCCTGGGCCTGGAGGCGCTGGGCATCGCGGTGGACTCGCGGGGCTGCATCCAGGTGAATGACGCGTACCAGACGGCCGTGCCCCACATCTACGCCGTGGGCGACGTGGTGGGAGCGCCGTCCCTGGCGAGCGCCTCGTATGACCAGGGCCGCTTCGCCGCCACGCACATTGTCGAGGGGCGGCTGGAGCACAAGCTGGTGAAGGACATTCCCACGGGCATCTACACCAGCCCGGAGATCAGCAGCCTCGGCCGCACCGAGCGCGAGCTGACGCAGGCTGGGGTGCCCTATGAGGTGGGCCACGCCTTCTTCAAGAGTCTGGCGCGCGCGCAGATTACCGGCCGCACCGTGGGCATGCTGAAGCTGCTGTTCCACCGCGAGACGCGAGAGATTCTCGGCCTCCACTGCTTCGGGGACAACGCCTCGGAAATCATCCACATCGGCCAGGCCATCATGGCGCAGGACGGCCCGGGCAACAGCATCGACTACTTCGTGAACACCACGTTCAACTACCCCACCATGGCCGAGGCCTACCGGGTGGCCGCGCTCAACGGGCTCAATCGCCTCTTTTGA
- a CDS encoding xanthine dehydrogenase family protein molybdopterin-binding subunit, giving the protein MGRRRFLTWVVASPALVVAARLGLDVPRADAAETDETSLNAYVAVQADGRIHATLPRTEVGQGITTGVAMLVAEELDVALGAVEVRTDDADPRWVIQLTGLSSTMRYLAGPIRAAAATARARLVTAAANRWHVPAQSLITRNGEVIAPDGRRAGYGELAPEAAAVLLLLVSPQPKDPSLYTVVGQPTGRIDALDIVTGAAKYALDLAIPDAVPVVVARPPTLRGTVQSFDASAALAMPGVLGVARLPSGIAVAAKTYAQAFAARDAVSVSWGPGPAAHLSDADIRARLRDAIGARPLPPLFTARTLEGRFDFPYLAHAPMETQSCVARVTADSAELWLGAQDPKFVQREVAQALGWALTPQRVTVHTARAGGGFGRRFFAEAAVEAALISRALSRPVKLMWTRNDDMRHGRYRPASHHRILAYLGANGSILGWHHRAAIPTVEFPHGFGDVLTSLLGIILPEVTSATFFELTQHVPYRFGLVGQELREVSIPIPTASFRSVFTSQVGVANEVFVDQLARELGKDPVELRRSQLSSSRLKAVLNKVVLEGAWGRPLPPGVAQGVAVLEEWDSAVAHLVEVDVTGEAPRVLRVVIAADVGLPINPKSIEAQLQGAAIDAFSTTLSAGIHIDAGAVREGSFADYKWLRMRHAPAEIAVHLVRSDDRVGGVGELGYPSAAAALTNAIARATGTMPTRFPLLDAGA; this is encoded by the coding sequence ATGGGTCGTCGGCGGTTCCTCACGTGGGTAGTGGCATCCCCCGCGCTGGTCGTCGCCGCGCGGCTGGGGCTCGACGTCCCACGTGCCGATGCGGCGGAGACGGACGAGACTTCGCTCAATGCCTACGTCGCCGTCCAGGCCGATGGGCGCATCCACGCCACCCTGCCCCGCACCGAGGTGGGCCAGGGCATCACCACCGGCGTGGCCATGCTCGTGGCCGAGGAGTTGGACGTCGCCCTCGGCGCGGTGGAGGTCCGCACCGACGACGCGGACCCTCGCTGGGTCATCCAGCTCACCGGGCTCTCGTCGACGATGCGCTACCTCGCGGGCCCCATCCGCGCCGCGGCAGCGACGGCTCGCGCACGGCTGGTCACCGCGGCCGCGAACCGGTGGCACGTGCCGGCGCAGAGCCTCATCACCCGGAATGGTGAAGTCATCGCTCCGGATGGGCGCCGTGCCGGCTATGGCGAGCTGGCCCCCGAAGCCGCGGCCGTGCTGCTGCTCCTCGTCTCGCCCCAACCGAAGGACCCGAGCCTGTACACCGTCGTCGGTCAGCCCACGGGCCGCATCGACGCGCTGGACATCGTCACCGGCGCGGCGAAGTACGCGCTCGACCTGGCCATCCCGGATGCGGTGCCGGTCGTGGTGGCCCGTCCTCCCACGCTGCGGGGGACGGTGCAGTCCTTCGACGCGTCGGCGGCGCTGGCCATGCCGGGTGTCCTCGGCGTGGCGCGCCTGCCCTCGGGCATCGCGGTGGCTGCGAAGACCTACGCGCAGGCATTCGCGGCCCGGGACGCGGTGAGCGTTTCGTGGGGGCCCGGGCCGGCCGCCCACCTGTCAGACGCGGACATCCGCGCCCGGCTTCGCGATGCCATCGGCGCGCGGCCCCTCCCTCCGCTGTTCACCGCGCGCACCCTGGAGGGGCGGTTCGACTTTCCCTACCTCGCGCATGCGCCCATGGAGACGCAGAGCTGCGTGGCCCGCGTGACGGCCGATAGCGCCGAGCTCTGGCTGGGGGCGCAGGACCCGAAGTTCGTCCAGCGTGAAGTGGCCCAGGCTCTGGGCTGGGCACTCACGCCGCAGCGAGTCACCGTGCACACGGCTCGCGCCGGCGGTGGCTTCGGCCGGCGGTTCTTCGCCGAGGCCGCCGTGGAGGCCGCGCTCATTTCTCGAGCGCTCTCGCGGCCGGTGAAGCTGATGTGGACGCGCAACGACGACATGCGGCACGGGCGCTACCGTCCGGCGAGCCACCACCGCATCCTCGCGTACCTCGGCGCGAATGGCTCCATCCTCGGCTGGCACCACCGCGCCGCCATCCCCACCGTGGAGTTCCCCCACGGCTTCGGGGACGTCCTCACCTCGCTGCTCGGCATCATCCTTCCCGAAGTCACCAGCGCGACGTTCTTCGAGCTGACGCAGCACGTGCCCTACCGCTTCGGGCTCGTGGGCCAGGAGCTTCGCGAGGTCTCCATTCCCATCCCCACCGCGTCCTTCCGCTCGGTGTTCACCAGCCAGGTCGGCGTGGCCAACGAGGTGTTCGTCGACCAGCTCGCGCGAGAGCTCGGCAAAGACCCGGTGGAGCTGCGTCGCTCGCAGCTTTCGTCGAGCCGCTTGAAGGCCGTGCTGAACAAGGTGGTGCTCGAAGGCGCGTGGGGAAGGCCCCTGCCTCCCGGAGTCGCCCAGGGCGTCGCGGTGCTCGAGGAGTGGGACAGCGCCGTGGCCCACCTCGTCGAGGTGGACGTCACCGGCGAGGCGCCTCGTGTGCTTCGCGTCGTCATCGCCGCCGATGTCGGCCTGCCCATCAACCCGAAGAGTATCGAGGCGCAGCTCCAGGGCGCGGCCATCGACGCGTTCTCCACGACGCTGAGCGCGGGCATCCACATCGACGCGGGGGCCGTGCGCGAGGGCAGCTTCGCCGACTACAAGTGGCTGCGGATGCGGCACGCGCCCGCAGAGATTGCCGTCCACCTCGTCCGCTCGGACGACCGCGTCGGAGGCGTGGGCGAGCTCGGCTACCCGAGCGCCGCAGCGGCCCTGACCAATGCCATTGCCCGGGCGACCGGCACCATGCCCACCCGCTTCCCGCTGCTCGATGCAGGAGCCTGA
- a CDS encoding (2Fe-2S)-binding protein gives MPAYQFILNGQTVSVDAPSDLPLLWALRDLLGVTGPKYGCGVGVCGACTSHLEGDAFRPCIQPVSGVAGAHVTTIEGLAGDGLHPVQQAWIAEDVAQCGFCQPGQIMAAVALLRKNLDPTDADIDAAMSDNVCRCGTYVRIRAAIKRAARQLREAGTELR, from the coding sequence ATGCCTGCCTACCAGTTCATCCTCAACGGCCAGACGGTGTCGGTGGACGCGCCCTCGGACCTTCCGCTGCTGTGGGCGCTGCGCGACCTGCTCGGCGTCACGGGGCCGAAGTACGGCTGCGGCGTCGGCGTGTGCGGCGCCTGCACGAGCCACCTGGAAGGCGATGCCTTCCGCCCCTGCATCCAGCCCGTCAGCGGCGTGGCGGGCGCCCACGTCACCACCATCGAAGGCCTGGCCGGTGATGGCCTCCATCCCGTGCAACAGGCGTGGATTGCCGAGGACGTGGCGCAGTGTGGCTTCTGTCAGCCCGGGCAGATCATGGCCGCCGTCGCGCTCCTGCGGAAGAACCTGGACCCGACGGACGCGGACATCGACGCGGCCATGAGCGACAACGTCTGCCGCTGCGGCACGTACGTGCGCATCCGTGCCGCCATCAAGCGGGCCGCCCGGCAGCTCCGCGAAGCAGGCACCGAACTTCGCTGA
- the recD2 gene encoding SF1B family DNA helicase RecD2 codes for MSASRPPPVYAADASGPLPSVQDGAPATRGAGALPRPTTVLEGSLERITFTNEEAAWSVVRVVVPGRKEPITAVGNLLGAQPGESLRLTGEWVQDRKYGEQFRVVSYATVRPATLVGIEKYLGSGLVKGVGPAMAKRLVAHFGMETLDIIDSKPERLAEVKGFGEKRRKLLCETWAEQRDIRQVMVFLQTHGVPASFAVKVYKQYGAQAVPVVQDNPYRLAIDVYGIGFRTADRIAQSLGVPTHSPKRAEAGVLHVLREFSEEGHLYAPRDKLTARTAEMLEVTPELVDAAITRLAAAEYLAVEGASALAHPRPEDAVEAVYLKALHVSEVGVANLLKALAAWPSRPLEVDVERAISWFEGREGLTLAPEQKEAVRQAMVAKVLVITGGPGTGKTTLVNAILSILEKKDRRLLLSAPTGRAAKRMGEATGREAETIHRLLEYNPRTHGFLRDRNNPLEADVLVLDEVSMVDTVLMLSVLKALPPHCQLLLVGDVDQLPSVGPGSVLQDIIASGHVPVVRLKHIFRQAQESLIITNAHRINQGELPQVPPADAMADFYFVEKEAPEAILAAVKTLVKERIPRRFGLHPVDEVQVLVPMNRGLIGTANLNATLQEHLNPSGEELVRGHRTFRVGDKVMQVRNNYELGVFNGDIGRVEAIDKDEQMLLVRFDTRTVAYSWSDMDELVLAYATSVHKSQGSEYPCVVLPLHTQHFTLLQRNLLYTGVTRGKKLVVLVGSKKALGIAVRNGDTQKRFTRLAARLRD; via the coding sequence ATGTCCGCTTCCCGCCCCCCACCGGTCTACGCCGCCGACGCGAGCGGCCCCCTGCCCTCCGTGCAGGACGGGGCTCCGGCGACCCGTGGCGCCGGCGCACTGCCGCGCCCCACCACCGTCCTGGAGGGAAGCCTCGAGCGCATCACCTTCACCAACGAGGAGGCTGCCTGGAGCGTGGTCCGGGTGGTCGTGCCCGGCCGCAAGGAGCCCATCACCGCAGTGGGCAACCTCCTCGGCGCCCAGCCGGGAGAGTCCCTGCGCCTCACCGGCGAGTGGGTGCAGGACCGGAAGTACGGCGAGCAGTTCCGGGTCGTCTCGTACGCCACGGTGAGGCCCGCGACGCTGGTGGGCATCGAGAAGTACCTCGGCAGCGGGCTGGTGAAGGGCGTGGGCCCGGCCATGGCCAAACGCCTCGTGGCGCACTTCGGCATGGAGACGCTGGACATCATTGACTCCAAGCCCGAGCGCCTCGCCGAGGTGAAGGGCTTTGGCGAGAAGCGCCGCAAGCTCCTCTGCGAGACATGGGCCGAGCAGCGCGACATCCGCCAGGTCATGGTCTTCCTGCAGACCCACGGGGTGCCTGCGAGCTTCGCGGTGAAGGTCTACAAGCAGTACGGCGCCCAGGCCGTTCCCGTGGTGCAGGACAATCCCTACCGTCTGGCCATCGACGTGTATGGCATTGGCTTTCGCACTGCGGACCGCATTGCCCAGTCACTCGGCGTGCCCACCCACTCGCCCAAGCGCGCCGAGGCCGGAGTGCTGCACGTGCTGAGGGAGTTCTCCGAGGAAGGCCACCTCTACGCACCGCGCGACAAACTCACCGCGCGCACGGCGGAGATGCTGGAGGTGACGCCCGAGCTCGTGGACGCGGCCATCACCCGCCTCGCCGCCGCTGAGTACCTTGCCGTGGAGGGCGCCAGCGCGCTCGCCCACCCCCGTCCCGAGGACGCCGTCGAGGCGGTGTACTTGAAGGCGCTGCACGTCTCGGAGGTCGGCGTCGCGAACCTCCTCAAGGCGCTCGCCGCGTGGCCCTCGCGCCCGCTGGAAGTGGACGTGGAGCGGGCCATTTCCTGGTTCGAGGGCCGCGAAGGCCTGACGCTCGCCCCCGAGCAGAAGGAGGCCGTGCGCCAGGCAATGGTGGCCAAGGTGCTGGTCATCACCGGCGGCCCGGGCACGGGCAAGACGACGCTGGTCAACGCCATCCTCTCCATCCTGGAGAAGAAGGACCGCAGGCTCCTGCTCTCCGCACCCACCGGGCGCGCGGCCAAGCGGATGGGAGAAGCCACGGGGCGCGAGGCGGAGACCATCCACCGCCTCCTCGAATACAACCCGCGCACCCACGGCTTCCTGCGCGACAGGAACAACCCGCTCGAAGCCGACGTGCTGGTGCTCGACGAGGTGTCCATGGTGGACACCGTGCTGATGCTCAGCGTGCTGAAGGCGCTCCCGCCCCACTGCCAGCTCCTGCTGGTGGGCGACGTGGACCAGCTCCCGAGCGTGGGCCCTGGCAGCGTGCTCCAGGACATCATCGCCTCCGGGCACGTGCCGGTGGTCCGCCTGAAGCACATCTTCCGCCAGGCCCAGGAGAGCCTCATCATCACCAACGCCCACCGCATCAACCAGGGAGAGCTGCCCCAGGTGCCGCCCGCGGATGCGATGGCCGACTTCTACTTCGTGGAGAAGGAAGCGCCGGAGGCCATCCTCGCCGCCGTGAAGACGCTGGTGAAGGAGCGCATTCCCCGTCGCTTCGGGCTGCACCCGGTGGACGAGGTGCAGGTGCTCGTCCCGATGAACCGGGGCCTCATCGGCACCGCGAACCTCAACGCCACCCTGCAGGAGCACCTCAACCCCTCAGGAGAGGAGCTCGTCCGAGGCCACCGGACGTTCCGCGTGGGCGACAAGGTGATGCAGGTGCGCAACAACTACGAGCTCGGCGTCTTCAACGGCGACATCGGGCGCGTGGAGGCCATCGACAAGGACGAGCAGATGCTGCTGGTCCGCTTCGACACGCGGACGGTGGCCTACTCCTGGTCCGACATGGACGAGCTCGTGCTCGCCTACGCCACCAGCGTCCACAAGTCCCAGGGCAGCGAATACCCGTGCGTGGTGCTACCGCTTCACACCCAGCACTTCACGCTCTTGCAGCGCAACCTCCTCTACACCGGGGTGACGCGCGGCAAGAAGCTGGTGGTGCTGGTGGGAAGCAAGAAGGCACTGGGCATCGCCGTGCGCAACGGCGACACCCAGAAGCGCTTCACCCGGCTCGCGGCGCGACTGCGGGACTGA
- a CDS encoding MDR family MFS transporter — MRKTHRPLTTLALALSLFMAALEVTVVSTAMPTVVGELGGLQSYAWVFTAYMLSSTITVPIYGKLSDLYGRKPILLFGTGLFLIGSIASGLSTSMNMLIAFRTLQGLGAGAMQPISLTIIGDIYTIEERGKVQGAFSAVWGIAGLVGPLTGGLIVKYLSWHWVFFINVPVGVATSLLLMAFFHEQVQRKPQRLDYAGAVLLSAGVVALLFGVQGVGRNMLALPVAALMLGAFVFVERRVPEPVIPMSIFKQPAIAISSVAGACFSAAMFGSTTYVPLYVQAVLGGSPTLAGGMITPMIVAWPAAALLAGRVMLKTGFRPLIVGGLGLTVAGTGAMALLLRPDSPIVLLQLAMGVFGVGLGFASTALLIAVQTSVGWELRGVATASNMFFRTIGGVLGVGIMGGVMVSQLIKDPNIPLSAANALLGPDHGHGVPEEMLKTLSGALGTGLSINFWLICAFSVAAFAAGLFFPRVSRQAGTPISTADAAAPH, encoded by the coding sequence ATGCGAAAGACCCATCGTCCCCTGACCACCCTGGCCCTCGCCCTGAGCCTCTTCATGGCGGCGCTGGAGGTCACCGTCGTCTCCACCGCCATGCCCACCGTGGTGGGCGAGCTGGGAGGACTCCAGAGCTACGCGTGGGTCTTCACCGCGTACATGCTGTCCTCCACCATCACCGTCCCCATCTACGGGAAGCTGTCGGACCTGTACGGACGCAAGCCCATCCTCCTCTTCGGCACCGGCCTGTTCCTCATCGGCTCCATCGCGAGCGGCCTGTCCACCTCGATGAACATGCTCATCGCCTTCCGCACCCTGCAGGGCCTGGGCGCGGGCGCCATGCAGCCCATCTCCCTCACCATCATCGGGGACATCTACACGATTGAAGAGCGCGGCAAGGTGCAGGGCGCGTTCAGCGCCGTCTGGGGAATCGCCGGGCTCGTGGGGCCGCTCACCGGTGGCCTCATCGTGAAGTACCTCTCGTGGCACTGGGTCTTCTTCATCAACGTCCCGGTGGGCGTGGCCACGTCGCTCCTGCTGATGGCGTTCTTCCACGAGCAGGTGCAGCGCAAGCCGCAGCGGCTCGACTATGCGGGCGCGGTGCTGCTCTCCGCGGGTGTGGTGGCATTGCTCTTCGGCGTCCAGGGCGTCGGAAGGAACATGCTGGCGCTGCCCGTGGCCGCGCTCATGCTCGGCGCCTTCGTCTTCGTGGAGCGCCGGGTGCCTGAGCCCGTCATTCCCATGTCCATCTTCAAGCAGCCCGCCATCGCCATCTCCTCCGTGGCGGGAGCGTGCTTCTCCGCCGCGATGTTCGGGTCCACCACGTACGTGCCGCTGTACGTGCAGGCCGTGCTCGGAGGCTCGCCCACGCTGGCGGGCGGGATGATTACGCCCATGATTGTCGCGTGGCCGGCCGCCGCGCTGCTCGCGGGACGGGTGATGCTCAAGACGGGCTTCCGTCCGCTCATCGTCGGAGGGCTCGGGCTGACGGTGGCGGGCACCGGCGCGATGGCGCTGCTGCTCCGGCCGGACTCGCCCATCGTCCTGCTGCAGCTCGCGATGGGCGTGTTCGGCGTGGGGCTGGGCTTCGCGTCCACCGCGTTGCTCATCGCGGTGCAGACCAGCGTGGGCTGGGAACTGCGCGGCGTGGCCACCGCCAGCAACATGTTCTTCCGCACCATCGGTGGTGTGCTCGGCGTGGGCATCATGGGCGGTGTCATGGTGTCCCAGCTCATCAAGGACCCGAACATCCCCCTCTCCGCGGCCAACGCGCTGCTCGGTCCCGACCACGGGCACGGTGTGCCGGAAGAGATGCTGAAGACATTGAGTGGTGCCCTCGGCACCGGGCTCAGCATCAACTTCTGGCTCATCTGCGCCTTCTCCGTGGCCGCCTTCGCCGCGGGGCTGTTCTTCCCCCGCGTGTCCCGGCAAGCGGGGACGCCCATCTCCACGGCGGACGCAGCGGCTCCGCATTGA
- a CDS encoding GMC oxidoreductase has translation MLVIGSGYGGAVAALRLTQAGIQTHIVEMGQSWTTPGSDGKVFCDMLNPDGRSFWLKTKTDQPVGYFLGIPVNKTIPKYTGVLDTESFGAIRVYQGRGVGGGSLVNGGMAVTPRRSYFEEVLPSVDSDEMYSKYFPRANAALGVNNIDPAWFETADCYQFARVSRMRAHNAGFATTFVPNVYDFDYMRREAAQEVPRSALASEVIYGNNHGKKSLDKTYLAAAAATGRLRISTLHMVTSVAPASGGGYAVEIRQLDTSGSTVANKTVTADRVFFAAGSVGTSKLLVSMRAQGKLPALPSAVGEGWGNNGNVMVARAGLDLTGALQSGMPALGIDNWADPAGPVFAEIAPFPAGSELWINLYLAITKNPNRARFTFNASTGKVDLSWTSGMAQPSIDAAKRVFDAINKKAGTVYRTDLFGGYKTWGDDLTYHPLGGCVLNQATDNYGRLPGYRGLYVVDGSLIPGSTGVNPFVTITALAERNIEEIISADLA, from the coding sequence GTGCTCGTCATCGGCAGCGGCTACGGCGGAGCAGTGGCCGCGCTGCGTCTGACTCAGGCAGGCATCCAGACCCACATCGTCGAGATGGGGCAGAGTTGGACCACGCCGGGCTCCGACGGCAAGGTCTTCTGCGACATGCTCAACCCCGACGGACGGTCCTTCTGGCTGAAGACCAAGACGGACCAGCCCGTCGGCTACTTCCTCGGCATCCCGGTCAACAAGACCATTCCGAAGTACACCGGCGTGCTCGACACGGAGAGCTTCGGCGCCATCCGCGTCTACCAGGGCCGAGGCGTCGGCGGCGGCTCCCTCGTCAACGGCGGCATGGCCGTCACTCCGAGGCGAAGCTACTTCGAAGAGGTCCTGCCGTCGGTGGACTCCGACGAGATGTATTCGAAGTACTTTCCCCGCGCGAACGCCGCCCTCGGCGTCAACAACATCGACCCGGCCTGGTTCGAGACCGCCGACTGCTACCAGTTTGCTCGGGTCAGCCGCATGCGGGCGCACAACGCGGGCTTCGCGACGACGTTCGTGCCCAATGTCTACGACTTCGACTACATGAGGCGCGAGGCGGCCCAGGAGGTGCCTCGCTCGGCGCTGGCCTCCGAGGTCATCTACGGCAACAACCACGGCAAGAAGTCCCTGGACAAGACGTACCTCGCCGCCGCTGCCGCCACCGGCCGGCTCAGGATTTCGACGCTGCACATGGTGACATCCGTCGCTCCGGCTTCCGGCGGAGGTTATGCCGTCGAGATTCGGCAGCTCGACACCTCCGGCAGCACCGTGGCGAACAAGACCGTCACCGCGGACCGGGTGTTCTTCGCAGCCGGCAGCGTCGGCACGAGCAAGCTGCTGGTGTCGATGCGCGCCCAGGGCAAGCTGCCCGCTTTGCCCTCGGCGGTGGGGGAGGGCTGGGGGAACAATGGCAACGTGATGGTGGCTCGGGCTGGACTGGACCTCACCGGAGCCCTCCAGTCGGGCATGCCCGCCCTGGGCATCGACAACTGGGCGGACCCCGCAGGGCCAGTGTTCGCGGAGATTGCTCCATTCCCCGCCGGCTCCGAGCTCTGGATCAACCTCTACTTGGCGATCACCAAGAACCCCAACCGCGCGAGATTCACCTTCAACGCATCCACCGGCAAGGTCGACCTCTCCTGGACGTCCGGCATGGCCCAGCCGTCCATCGACGCGGCCAAGCGGGTGTTCGACGCGATCAACAAGAAGGCCGGCACCGTGTACCGGACCGACCTCTTCGGTGGCTACAAGACCTGGGGCGACGACCTCACGTACCATCCGCTGGGTGGTTGCGTGCTGAATCAGGCCACCGACAACTACGGCCGGCTGCCTGGTTATCGCGGGCTGTACGTCGTGGACGGGTCACTGATCCCGGGCAGCACCGGGGTGAATCCGTTCGTCACGATCACCGCGCTGGCCGAGCGCAACATCGAGGAGATCATCAGCGCCGATCTGGCATAG
- a CDS encoding AAA family ATPase — translation MRIAVTGTHRAGKSTLIEELEERLPDYRVVDEPYHLLEEEGYEFASPPSLEDFLEQLRRSMDLLEEDERARNVLFDRSPLDFLGYLLTHEESDAFDLEEWLPRIRSVTQTLDLLVFVPIEAVDRIRLPAHEDSAMREAVDEKLAWILLDDPFELGVEVLAVQGPRATRVAQVLARLGHGTGTTSRR, via the coding sequence ATGCGCATCGCAGTCACGGGCACGCACCGGGCAGGTAAGTCGACACTCATCGAAGAACTCGAGGAACGCCTCCCGGACTATCGGGTCGTCGACGAGCCGTACCATCTGCTCGAAGAAGAGGGTTACGAGTTCGCCTCTCCTCCGAGCCTCGAAGACTTCCTGGAGCAGCTTCGCCGCTCGATGGACCTGCTCGAAGAGGACGAGCGGGCGCGAAACGTCCTGTTCGATCGCAGCCCGCTCGACTTTCTTGGATACCTGCTGACGCACGAGGAATCCGATGCGTTCGACCTGGAGGAGTGGCTTCCCAGGATTCGCTCCGTCACCCAGACCCTGGACCTGCTCGTCTTCGTGCCCATCGAGGCGGTGGACCGCATCCGACTGCCGGCACATGAGGATTCCGCGATGAGGGAGGCGGTGGACGAAAAGCTCGCCTGGATCCTCCTCGACGACCCGTTCGAACTGGGAGTCGAAGTTCTGGCTGTGCAAGGGCCCCGGGCCACACGGGTGGCCCAGGTGCTTGCACGTCTTGGGCATGGGACCGGTACGACGTCGCGACGTTAG